Part of the Epinephelus fuscoguttatus linkage group LG24, E.fuscoguttatus.final_Chr_v1 genome, TTAACGTTGTTTTAGGACAGTGAAATAATTCAAGAAaaccacatactgtatatatacttAATATATGGACTCATGCTATGACCAAATCTTCCTTCTTTTaacctgtgtgtgcatatgACGCAATGTCCTATGGAGACATGAAGCTGCTTTGGTAATTGGAGATAAATGCTGAGGTGAGCACTCTCAGTCCAGATTCAAACTTGACAACACTCAACTGTGGCCCATGGGAACATGAGTGACTCTTGTCTCTCACCCACATGTGAAACAATACCTGGAAAACAACAGCACACCCCTGATTCTTACCTGTGATGCGCTCATCCTCTGCTTTTTCTGAGACGAGCAGCTGAAACAAGCTTCTGCTTGAATTTGGATGAAAAGTGGACTTTCTGTTCAGGATGTACACATCTTCTGCATGAGTAAGGGACTGCCATttgaagacagaaaaagagaaaggcaTCAAAATTGGATTGTGGACAAGTGGATTCTTAGAAGAAGAAGCTTCCTTGGATCTGAAATCTAAATAGGAGATCAACTCACGAGATGCAGGTCCGTGTGGTTCAGATCTGGGGTTTCCTGATGTCAGTTTTGGGCTGGATCTTCGTGGCCTGCACCATGGCCATGGAAGGCTGGAAGATCACCTCCATTGGGGGCATGGGGGGGTCCTCCATCATCAAGGTGGCCTGGTACTGGTCCAGCCTGTGGAGATCATGTTTTACAGACTCAACTGCTGTCAGCAACTGTTACGACTACCCCATGCTCTGGTCTGTGGAGGGTAGGTAACATGTTTTCCACCCTATCTAACAAACCCACTGACATCTAGACTCTCATTAATGTCTGTTTGTCTTACTGTATGATTCCAGGCTACATCCAGATAGTGCGAGGCCTGCTGATGGCGGCTCTTTCCCTGGGCATGCTGGGGTTTGTGCTCAGTCTGATGGGTATGGAGTGCACCTTCATTGGGGGGAAAGACCGGTCTAAGTACAAGAAGATCTACATTGGTGGATGGTGCCACATAACCAGCGGTAATTTTAATTTTAGCAAAGTTTTAGTAAGAGGACAGTTGGCAGATGTGcaagctgtgtgtgttgctgacaTGCAGAATGCAGTGTAACGTAACTTCTAGCACCCTTATCAGATCAACCTGTCCCAATACTTTTGTTTACGACCAAAAACTTCATTAACCAAGGACTTTACCCTCAGCGTTAGCTTTGGGTTTAGTGCTTATCAACAAAGGTTAGCATTGTGAAGCACTAAACTAACAGGTAAACATTATATTTGCTAAATATTAGCATGTTTGCATGGTCTTTGAGAGCATGTTAGGAGTTTAAAATAGAATTTAGCTTTATGAATTAACATTAAAAACGTGGTGTTTTAATGTTAATTCAGCAATAAGTAGACACTATTCTTAAGGGGGCATTTGATCCATTTCCCCATATTGTGTGGTAATATGAGACAGGATAATGGCTGGAATTCAGTCACAGCAATGTCAAACCCTCTCAGGTTTATCTTGAGACCCGTTTTGTGGTCGTGACCTCCAaagttgggaaacactgatgacCTTTTCTATGACTATAGGCAACATTACATAGTAAACTGATACTGATGCTAAAAATCCTGCACAGCAATACTTAAAACCAGGGTTCTTGTTTCAACCAACTATCACGTGCAATTGAAGTGTTTTCCCTGTCTGTCAACACGCTTTCTTTCAGGTTTGCTGTCCACATGTGGGTACGCTGTTTACGCACAGTATGTCTCTGTGGAATACTTCAACCCCGACTTTGACGGACTGAAGTAAGTCAACTATGAGGCTGTAATCACAATAATTATGCTATTTCCACAGCCCTgaaaagttcaatcaatatttgagAACacgagctactctctctcaaagtcaaacttgtgatgtcatcaagaaGTCTGGAGTTGCTTCACAGACAATCACTGTGTCCAAAGTCGCATAATATGAACTACATATCCAATATGTGTACTTTCATAGTTTCATGTATTAGTTTGTGTACATAAACAGCAGTATATATGTTTTTGGACACACTGTAATGGTGTCATTTCCTGAGAGCCTCCTTGCGGAGTCATGTAACCATGAGAGGCTCAGCTCTGCCAGTGACCAGGGGGCGGGTGTGTgcgggggtgtgtgtgtgtgtgtgtgtgtgtgtgtgagacatgcagcaaagggccacaggctggattcaaacttgggccgctgcggcaacagccttgtacatggggcgcctgctctacccactaagccaccgacgccccagctCTACCAGTAgtttaaaataattcaaaactATATTCCCCTAAGCAAAGTGAACTCTTCCATACTTCTTACATACACATAGCCATATACTCGGAACACCCCCGTGTGCTCTTATCTAGCCCCTTTTTATGTTCAATATTATTTTTGGACCGTCTTTGACCATGATAATaatgtatacatttttaaaatgggtGTAGTTTCACTTTAAGGTTAACTTTTAACCTGTTTAATCAAGAATGtctttaataaaaacacacctCTTCACACACCGACAGGTATGACCTTGGCACGCCGATGTTCCTCGGCTGGGTCGGCTCAGCCTTTCACATGACTGGCGGTTTCTTCTACCTGTGGTCAGTGTGTAAGCCGCTCTGTGGAGGAGAGGCAACGTGAGTACAGACACATGTTGTTGTTGGAACATGTTGGGGGAAGTGAATAAATAACTCCTCTCTCCGCTTCCTCAATAAATACCAGCGTCCCGTGTGCTCAAGTGGAATGACTCATAATCCTAAATGCATAACTGAGTTAGTGTCAAGCAGGTTAAAGGTGGGAGTGTGCAGATGTGCACTGTGGGTACACTCCCTCTCACCATGAAATATAACCCTAAAGCCATAGCAGCCATAAACAAACAGAGGCCTGGTGTAACCAGCTTTGGTGGTTAAATGAGAAAAGACAAAAGTGCTTGCTGTGGATCAGCGTCGACACTAGAAGGAGCTCAGGGAGCATAAATCCATCTGCAGCCTGCTCTTACACTAAAAGATTTCATGTGAAGTTTCTGAGACATCTGCTGAGagtgaaagagacacaaacataacCCAGTAAGCAGAGGTACAATTATTGATCTTGCTTATGTCACCTATGGCTTGACTGACAAGTTGACCTTACATGTCATCCTAACCCCCCTAACCCTTGGACAGGGAGTTCAGCTTCAGAcactgttgaaaaaaaaagctccttTCAGGccggcatgatacacagctgggcAACATCACTGTGTAATGGCGCCTGATGGCGTCGCGGGGAAACGCGGTTGGTCAGCGCAAGTTAAGGAGGTGAAAAGTCCAAGTAGCAGGCGGGCAGTGTGGTGGATGGGACCAACAATCACTGACTTTCACTCTGGAGGCTACATGGACTGACCAAAATGGACACAGCTGCTCACATATAACAATAAATTAATTTCTGCTAGATTGGAACTAAGATGGGTTCAGTAGCCTTGTCATGTTTAACAGAAATGCATTTCTCTCTCAGGGTAATCACCATCCAGCCAGTACCAGACCCTGAGCAAAACAAGTCCACCACAGCTCTGTCCTCCGTGTCTGCGATCACCTCCAAGACCAAATTGTCCTCCGTGTCTGAGCTGTCGTCCAAGTCCGAGCGCTCAGACCTGACTGGAATTTCCTCAAAATCAGAGCGCACATCTAAATCTGGACGCACAGCCAAGTCGGGGCGGTCGTCAAAGAGTGGCCGAACCACCAGGTCTGCAGGATCTGTAGGGTCGAGTTCAGCATCAGGATCAACATCAGGATCGGGGTCAGAGTCTGGAGTCTCATCGAGGTCCAGCGTGTCAACTTTGTCCACTTCAAGGAGCAGCGGCAGCAGCCGGACAGTGTCATCATTGTCGGGCAGCTCAGGGAGTGAGACTACACCGTTCATCAAAAACTCTTATATTTAATCAACGCGAGGACAAATGCTAAATGTGACGGACTGATGATCTGATGCTTTTCTATTCAAGTTATGAATCTGTATCTTATACAAATTCAGTATGTGTTTTGTATAAGAAATTTTACAACAAATCTTTTTCACTGTTAAATGCCTCtttttcatcttcatcatctatAATACATCCATAATACTAGACACTGTATATACATTCATTCAATATAACACATTACTAAGACACACATCCATTTCTGCTGTGACTGGCAGCCTCTGTGTAgccattaaaacaacaaataaaactcCACCAGGCTGATCAGGTCTGGTTGACAGTAAACAGAGTGTGCTTGGCTCTTATTCAGACCTTCATACAAACAGACAGCTGCTTTAAGAGGACTGGACCTGCAGCTTTGACTTGAGGAAAAACTCCTCcagcttttattttcttaaatgaCTTCTTCCTTTAAAAGGTAGAAAGGCATTAAAAACCTTCAACTCTGAAGTTACTGACTCTACTTTCCACCCTCTTTAGTGTCTAAACATCTTAGTAACTATTTGTGCTTAATAAGCAAAGGCTCTTGAAGGGATGTGGAGGAGACTGGCTCAGATCCTGggcctgctgctctgcacacTAGGATGGGGCTTTGTGGGCTGCACCCTTGCAATGGACCACTGGAGGTAAGCAAATAAGAGTTAgaagacacaaacagagagatggACCTGATGCACTAAAGCTCTGAAAACTACAGGGAGAAAGTGTCTGACTGACGAGTGTAAATGTGCATGATCGGAGAGCTCCTGTTACTCTTTTCTCTTGTTTCTTAAATAAGGGATTTTCTGTGCGAATAATGTTCATTAATTTCAgatgcattttcattttgttgtggTGACACTATGAAACAACTTTTGGGAGTTCTGAGATTTGAACTGTCTCTGAGTTTAagcatattttatcatttttggcAGCAGTGTAACAAACTCAtgataaatgttgaaatttaaAAGCTGAAAATCAATTTTTGGGAGTGATAAGAAATAATAAATTATGCTGGAATCCAGGCTTCTCTATTCCTTGTTTGGAAATTTTGCTCGGGTTCAGTCcaggttcggcccacttgacaagctgctgtgttgtgctatggcctattcacaTGCTGGAATATGTTATTTACGCCTgtacgcaacacaggctccactCCAACTGAGTGTGCGTACAGtgctgtgctgcgctgctgtgcaaGCAGCATGTGTGACtgtgtcaggtaacaaactgcgtcGAGCTGGGGTTGGGTTCGGACTTAAAAATCTGTTAGAACTGTCTCAGACTCGGGTCgggttcggtcaggaaaatgcaacCTGAGCCGTGCTCTACcctgagtccctgtgtgtgtatcaacTGACTAGCTACTCAGTTTGTTGCATTATGGGATATGTAGGATCCAGTGCTTCAGACAGAATATCTCAGCTTCTGCTACTTCAATTTCAACCATTCTGTTTTTGAATCTGTCTATTGTGAGCCCTTTAACTTAATGAAAGTGCAGTACTAACTCACTGGACTGCTCCTTCAATGTGCTGAATATCTGTCTGACATACTCATAATGTATCTTTGTAGTTGTGGTAATACTAATCTTTATATGTTGATGATGCTCTGCTCACGGGGAAAAAATATCTAGAAGggcaaaatgaaagaaaagttGTGGTTGCAGTAATCCCATGCAAACAAGACTGTGAAATACAAGATGTAAGTGTatatattttatctattttctcACTGGAGGGTGGCCCAGCTGGGGGGTCAAAGGGGCTCCTCCGTTGTGGTGACAGCGTTGTACTGGTCTGACCTGTGGAGGGACTGCTATGAGGACTCCACCGCTCTGGTGAACTGTGTGGACTTTGGGGTGCTGTGGACAGTCAAAAGTGGGTCCACTCACAGATTCTGAGTCTGTTTACACAGTGCTTATAGaatgtaaaatacatgaatgaataaatgaatttatGACCTCAGTTTGTGTGTTATCAGCATATATCCAGGTAGTCAGAGGGCTCCTGATAAGCGGGCTCTGCCTCGGCTTCATCGGCACAGTGCTCACATTTTTTGGAATGGAGTGCACACACATCGGCGGAGACCAGAGCAGTAACGACAGCATGCTAATAACAGCATCTGCTTTCCATCTGCTCGGCTGTGAGTATCGTTTGTTTGCACTCACAAAGTTTCAGCTGTGTTGAAACCAGCTTCTCGGAACTCACTGGTTCATCTTGTTTTCTTTCCCATGCGTCATTGGCTTTTCCCTCATGCAGGCGCATCAGACGTGGCTGCTTACTGTTTATACATAAACAGGGTGGTTGCAGCTTTTTTACACAGCAAAGCAGATCCGTCAAAACTGAGGTAACATGTGGCCTTTGAATCACCCTTGTTAACAGGCAAATGTGAGTGAATCAAAGTCAGTGGCCAATTTGAACTGTTTTCTCCTCAGCTATGAAATTGGAACCCCCTTATACCTCGGCCTGGCGGGGAGTTTCCTCATCCTACTCGGCTGTACAGTAAAGTGTGCAACTGCATGCAGAGTTAACCACCCAAAAAGGTTAGTTAACACACCATTCAACTAACTAACAAATGTTTACTGTTATTTGTGACTGGAAACAATTCCCTCTCTGCAGCAGACATCCCATGGTTCCCTTTGCCAGTAGACGAAGAGAAGAAAAAGTGCACATCCGTCGAACGTCAAAAAGGTCAATTGACCTCAGAAACACTCCCTACATGATGGCCTCTGTTGTGACTGTGTAACATTACAGATTCACTTTACTGTCCAGCTCAGGAAGCAACATATAATCAGTCATAACCAGAAAATCACAAACAGCATACTGAGGACCAAatgcacactgcaaaaaaaaagcaatacaaAATCATACTTATTTATGGAGCTGTTATGTTTTCTCTTGATTTTATCTTCCTACATGAGGGTCTAAATCAGAGATACTCATGTTGCTTTCCCAAgggcaaaatgacaggaggcccaGGGACAGtcaataaacaaacatgaataatatttatttataataaataaattgcctgttttcaaccTTTTATCATTTGCTTTCTCTcaaatttgaggacattttttttaattataaagaagtgctatttttattattttttaggcACTCTGCCACCTTCTTCACATAGAAATTACAAAACAATTCACAGTGTGAACTGattcattttcattgtgaattaaaaaaagtttgGCAAGCCAACTGGCACCGAGAGCTGGCTAGATTTGGCCCATGGGCTCAAAGCTGGGCATGTATCTGCTTGTTTAACCTAACTGTCATGATACTGACTCAACGGGgaggcagtagctcagtccatagggacttgggttgggaaccagagggtcgcctgtttGAATCCCCATCccgaccaaatatggagcgtggagtggtggctggagaggtgccaggtcacctcctgggcactgccgaggtgcccttgagcaaggcactgaatcccacaaccgctcggggcgcctgaccaagggcagccccgtcactctgacatctctccactttgtgcatgaataggtcctgtttgtgcatgtgtgtgtctttcggacctgtgtgtaattgacagcaagagtgaaaacattgaatttccccccagggggattaataaagtaaagtaaataaataaacaacatcagaatatgctttaaaaataattacatatAATTTGTCTGTAATTGTGCAACAGAAACTCCTCCTAAAATTCCCAAATTTCCAGGAACAATACTGAGAAGCTACAGTATAATGGCAAGTGTGTGACGGCAGTTTTTCATTTGTACAAgtaagaaacaataaaagcCATCAAATCAGTTTtgtatacataaaaataaaaaatgcaaagacaatGGTCTCCGTCTTATTACACAATGCCTCTGTATTTCATCCAGTTACTGGTGAATAGGAGGATTAGTACTTTatatttttctacattttgAGCTTCAGTGAggtcaaaaaaagaagaaaatgtgcttaaagaaaataaaaggttGATTTTTGAACAATGAggaagcaaaataaataaatggtaacTTGATCCAACAAGATGTCATCCTCCACCGTTTGTGCCTGAGCGCTGGGAACATGAAGGATGCTTATGAggcaaaatgatcaaaaagatAAGATGACAACACAACACTGCTGGTGTGACACCTGCGCATCAGCAGTGACATAGAGGGAGAGCTCACAGTTTCCCACACTGAGTAGCTCAAACTTGGACCCAATATTCAACACATCTTGGTAGTTTTTCATCTCTGCTGGTTTCTGCTCGAGGACCAACACTCACCATGAAGTACAGGACGGTGGTGATGTACATGGAGATCGGCTGCTTTGTGTCCTGTCTGTGTGGCTGGATCCTGGTGTGTTCCACTCTCCCCACAGAGTACTGGACTTTCTCCGAGGTGGGCAGCATCGTGCTGACCACCTCCAACTACTACTCCAACCTGTGGAAGGACTGCATCTCAGATACCACAGGGGTGTCTGACTGCAAGGATTACCCCTCGATGCTGGCTCTGCCTGGTAGGAGACTCTGAAAACCTCAGAATAAACAAtcctttaagtttttaatgaacTTGAACAGCTGAAAAGATTTAGTGACTGTACAAATATTATCAGGGTGGGGAGAGGGCGCtgaattttatataattttaaatGCTTCAATGGTACATTTAACATACTCATTTTGTTCAGCTACATTTCAGTATCACCTGTTTTCTTTCAGCGTTCCTACACGCCTGCAGAGCGCTCGCTGTCTGTGCCGTCATCACTGGTTTCTTCGGAGGCGTCCTCACACTCGTCGGGATGAAATGCACTAAAATCGGTGGATCAGACATCGCCAACGCCAGGGTGACCTTCGCTGGAGGTATAACCTATCTGGTTTCAGGtaaacacaacttttttttaagatgctTTCAAGTGTCAACCTTGTGTGAATGTTATGCACTCAGGATATTTAAAGTAAGATATATTTCTTGATAGGATTCTGCGGTATGATCACCTACTCGTGGTGGGCCAACAAAGTCATAACAGAGTTCTTGGATCCACATTTCAGAGAACAGAAGTGAGTACATTTGAAGCAGTAGGATTATTATTACAAAGTCCCTCTGAGGGATTTAACAGTGCAGAAGGACTGACCTTAACTGTTGCTATACCTTAATACTTGCTGTTCAGATTTGAACTTGGAGCTGCAATTTTCATTGGCTGGGGAGGCTCCTTGCTTCTTCTCTCTGGGGGGACGGTGATGGCTTACTTCTCTGGAAAAGAAGGTCTCCCATCAAGGTAAATATACAACCTCTAATCTTTCACTTACAGAGTTGTACTGCCTTTGTTCTTTAGATTATACTTATGAATAGAAAAACTGATGAACGTCACCGTGTATCTCCTGTTTCAATTCTATCAACAGCTCTTCAGGAAGGCCACGGAGACCGGCCACTTACGCCACTGCCCGGACCAGACGGACCTACATGCTGCCAGCCTCGTCGTCCAGAGTGACTCTTGTGCCACCGCTGTTTTATGAAGGCAGGAAGAGCCGGGCAACCAGAGCTACAACGAGGACCAGCAGGACCTTTAACAGGGACAGCTTCGTCTGAGTGAGAGGGGAGCTGAGACAGTGACTTATGAGACTTCAAGGAAGTTTGGGGAGATGTGCTTTCATGCTGAGAATGAGGTGAGAGGATCAATACCACTCGTGTCTGTATGTTCAATATGAAGCCAGAGCCAGCacatggttagcttagcatagcattaAGACTGGATACAGGGGGACACAGCTAGCTTGGGTAACAAAATCGGACTACTTCCATCTCTACAGCTCATTAATTAACACATCATATCTCTTTTTTAACTTCAGACAGAACTGACTAACTGTTCAGCCCTGTGTCCTGTCTTTATGCTCAGCAAAGCTAACCAGATGCTGGCTCCAGCTTTATATTTGGCACACAGACATGAGTGGTATCAGTCCTCTCATCTAACTGTCAGCCAGAAAGCACATATTCCCCAAAATGCCACACTTCTCCTTTAATGAGGTGCTCATGGCTGGAAATATGAATTCTGTTGCTAAAGCAAAGCTTGGTTATCCAGATccaggtgttgttttttttaacattttgtatttataGCTCTTTCATCAGGGAGCACCCACTGTCTGCTGAGCCTTTGattctgtcctgtctgtctatctgctTTGTTCTTTTGAAACAGGCCAAAAGCTCCAGTTTAAAAGAGAAATCATGCACTCTCTTACAGCTAGATGGCATCAGAGCACATGATACGACTTAGTATCTGTTTACAAATCTGTTGAAATTGAAGAGTCCTGCATGATTTATTTCCCTGACCTAACCTTTCTGGCTGTCTTGCCTTCATCAGGGTGTGTCTTAGGTTGTAACCAGTTCCCTTTTATACATTATTGATCAGTCTTGTGACATATAGATCACCAGAGATACTTTGTATATAAAACAGCATTACGatcacctttttaaaaaaaaatgtatttttgttcaaGGGATCATATGTATCTTTACCAcatgaaaatgtcttaaaatgaaTACACCAGTGTTGTATGTTTCCAACAATGTTAAAACATAGAGAAATATGGCATTTTAATCAAGGACATGCTCCGTGTCATTTTGTTGCTGTCACCCATCAGTAGCATCACGTCCCCTTTGCCTCTGCTGAGCCGAACAGCATCgaacaaacactgattttcttttctttctttttttttttttttttacatgaaactgctttattcagcatttacactggtttaaattactgggtctgtttgttttggacagaAAGAGACCTTAGCAGATAATTCACCtcctgttaaaaacctcctgaatgtctgtatctgaagttatcagagagaAACGCGAGCATACATTAGTGGgagctgggctagcagcctctcagcgacaagccaaacagcatcaaagaAACGGGTTTTTCAAcgaaaactgtttttttctatgtttttactggtttaaatcatggCGTCCCTTAGTTTTGAGGAGAAACAGACCTCTACAGATAACTCAGCTCACAGgcaaacctcctgaacaactaACACTGAAAGGAATTCCTATTTCATACAGTTGTTCATTTATTCTCTGCACCTGAACTTCCCCGGAGTCTCCAGAAGATGGCACTCAAAATCAGGCAAGTGAAAGAGTTGTGTTTCCTCTGCATCTCTGGTGATCTATTAGTCACGTTACTGACCACTAGTCAATTTTAGATGCCATCCTGATAAAAGCAAGAGCTGAAAATGTCTGGTAAATAAAGCACCGTGTACTGCAGAAGACTTGTGCAGTATGTTTTAGGACCTCTGCAAAGGAACTAATGATATCCAAGGAGCAGGAAGCggtcacagctgtcacttccCATAAAACCCAGTTGCTCATATTACAAATGAGTTTCATGGCCGAGTCAGCCAGTCAGAGTGAAGCACTGACAGTGAGGGTTTTATACCTGCTCTCCCACAACATTTAAGTTACTAGTGATTTAATGAGACACACTTGGATCGGGTGGGCAGAGGCAGAGGGGGTATTCAAACCATTTATGTATGTGAAATATGAAGAAAATTATTATGTGACAAATTCATATTAAATCACTTTTGGTTAGTTGTGCTTGgctgaagaaaaacagaacCTTTGTGACCCAGGTTGTTTCATGTAACAATGTTCATTCATGTATGTATTTCACACAGAAATCTTTTATTGCTTGTATAAATATGTTCTGTACAAAATCACATCTCATTGCTTCATTTAACACATGAAGACGTTATAAAAATTTGATGTacaaaattttacacacactACATACAGCATCTCATTTGGAGTGTGggatatgtttaaaaaaagagtcTATCTAAAGATGAACACTGAAAAGGTCTAAGGCAAACAAAGATTGGCACAAGGCATAAAGtgaggctgaaaatgacaaGTCAATTGAAGCTCTAATCTCATTTATCTCTAATCTGTGGATTAAATGATCATCTTTTCTATACAAATGTCTAGATGTCTTTTTAAAGggaattctgtgtttttaaaagtacCAAAGCTACCCTTCAAGTATTGCTCTCTCCATATAGTAACAGTATAAAATATGGCTATTTGGCATGGACTGTAGGTGTCAGACGAGTTGACTGAggtctttgtgtctgtgcttGGCGTAGAGCTACATCACCTGATCAGCTGTAGTGCTTATTGTATTTATTGCTAATGTCCTCGGAGTCACTGATGTCACTGAGGGAGCACAGGCTGCTCTTCAGCGTGCTTCCTGTTCCAGCTTCAGTCAGACCTGCTGGGCACAAGACAGCTGTGTTGACTTTTACAGACAAGTCTTAAATAATCATCATCACAGCTTATTGTAAAAATTAACAGCATTTATACTCAAACATATCCTGCTATATGTATCATAAGGAAGTTATTTAAGGGAACTGACCTGATTTGGGGCCCTTTCCTGTTGAGGTTCCCCAGACGCTGGTGCTGGGAGAATCCAGGCTCTTCCTCATTGGTCCAGAGCCCTGAGCTGCTTTAGAcatttcctgtctgtcctctAAGGAGGAGACCACCCACTCACTGCTCTCCTCAAGATCTGTGTACTGTCACCACACAGAAACATTATTCACATATTTTACCGTCCAGTACAACCTGCTCGAGGCTGATGCTTTACTACATATTAACATTAAATGATTGTAAACTAAAGCCATGCACTGAGGTCCCTTTCCTGATGTGAATCTCACCGTGAGCTCCTGAACCTCGTCCTTCCTCTCTGCTAAGATGCTGACACCCCCTGCTGGTTTCTTTATTGCTCTCTCTGCAAACTGC contains:
- the cldn10e gene encoding claudin-10 isoform X1, whose amino-acid sequence is MQVRVVQIWGFLMSVLGWIFVACTMAMEGWKITSIGGMGGSSIIKVAWYWSSLWRSCFTDSTAVSNCYDYPMLWSVEGYIQIVRGLLMAALSLGMLGFVLSLMGMECTFIGGKDRSKYKKIYIGGWCHITSGLLSTCGYAVYAQYVSVEYFNPDFDGLKYDLGTPMFLGWVGSAFHMTGGFFYLWSVCKPLCGGEATVITIQPVPDPEQNKSTTALSSVSAITSKTKLSSVSELSSKSERSDLTGISSKSERTSKSGRTAKSGRSSKSGRTTRSAGSVGSSSASGSTSGSGSESGVSSRSSVSTLSTSRSSGSSRTVSSLSGSSGSETTPFIKNSYI
- the cldn10e gene encoding uncharacterized protein cldn10e isoform X2 translates to MQVRVVQIWGFLMSVLGWIFVACTMAMEGWKITSIGGMGGSSIIKVAWYWSSLWRSCFTDSTAVSNCYDYPMLWSVEGYIQIVRGLLMAALSLGMLGFVLSLMGMECTFIGGKDRSKYKKIYIGGWCHITSGLLSTCGYAVYAQYVSVEYFNPDFDGLKVITIQPVPDPEQNKSTTALSSVSAITSKTKLSSVSELSSKSERSDLTGISSKSERTSKSGRTAKSGRSSKSGRTTRSAGSVGSSSASGSTSGSGSESGVSSRSSVSTLSTSRSSGSSRTVSSLSGSSGSETTPFIKNSYI
- the LOC125884792 gene encoding claudin-10-like isoform X1 codes for the protein MWRRLAQILGLLLCTLGWGFVGCTLAMDHWRVAQLGGQRGSSVVVTALYWSDLWRDCYEDSTALVNCVDFGVLWTVKTYIQVVRGLLISGLCLGFIGTVLTFFGMECTHIGGDQSSNDSMLITASAFHLLGCASDVAAYCLYINRVVAAFLHSKADPSKLSYEIGTPLYLGLAGSFLILLGCTVKCATACRVNHPKSRHPMVPFASRRREEKVHIRRTSKRSIDLRNTPYMMASVVTV
- the LOC125884792 gene encoding claudin-10-like isoform X2, with amino-acid sequence MWRRLAQILGLLLCTLGWGFVGCTLAMDHWRVAQLGGQRGSSVVVTALYWSDLWRDCYEDSTALVNCVDFGVLWTVKTYIQVVRGLLISGLCLGFIGTVLTFFGMECTHIGGDQSSNDSMLITASAFHLLGCASDVAAYCLYINRVVAAFLHSKADPSKLSYEIGTPLYLGLAGSFLILLGCTVKCATACRVNHPKRHPMVPFASRRREEKVHIRRTSKRSIDLRNTPYMMASVVTV
- the cldn10d gene encoding claudin-10 yields the protein MKYRTVVMYMEIGCFVSCLCGWILVCSTLPTEYWTFSEVGSIVLTTSNYYSNLWKDCISDTTGVSDCKDYPSMLALPAFLHACRALAVCAVITGFFGGVLTLVGMKCTKIGGSDIANARVTFAGGITYLVSGFCGMITYSWWANKVITEFLDPHFREQKFELGAAIFIGWGGSLLLLSGGTVMAYFSGKEGLPSSSSGRPRRPATYATARTRRTYMLPASSSRVTLVPPLFYEGRKSRATRATTRTSRTFNRDSFV